A single window of Halobacillus naozhouensis DNA harbors:
- a CDS encoding chemotaxis protein, producing MQKDQGILLESGTNELEIVEFSVAENRFGINVIKVKEILNPVPVTKIPHSHAAVEGIIDIRGEVVPVVDVAHALGFETSSNPKQDKFILAEFNQTKIVFHVHTVTQIHRISWESIEKPGTMYQGLETEITGVIKKEGDMLLLLDFEKIVADISPESSIKKADIRVLGERERSDKKILIVEDSGLLRGLLQETLEEAGYIHTTAFEDGKAAYDHLAGLAADGKTIEEEYQLVITDIEMPRMDGHHLTRRIKEDQQLQALPVVIFSSLITNDLKHKGEIAGANAQISKPEIVELIEVIDQHIK from the coding sequence ATGCAGAAGGATCAAGGGATTTTATTAGAAAGCGGTACAAATGAACTAGAAATTGTCGAGTTCAGTGTGGCCGAGAACCGGTTCGGCATCAATGTGATTAAGGTAAAGGAAATATTAAACCCAGTACCTGTTACGAAAATTCCTCACTCGCACGCAGCGGTTGAGGGGATTATAGATATCAGGGGAGAGGTTGTCCCGGTGGTTGATGTCGCTCATGCATTAGGTTTTGAGACTTCATCCAATCCAAAGCAGGATAAATTTATTCTCGCTGAGTTTAATCAGACGAAAATCGTTTTTCATGTTCATACGGTCACGCAAATTCATCGTATTTCCTGGGAGTCGATTGAAAAGCCAGGAACGATGTATCAAGGGTTAGAGACGGAAATTACCGGCGTCATTAAAAAAGAAGGCGACATGCTGCTGTTGCTTGATTTTGAGAAGATTGTGGCGGATATTAGTCCGGAATCGAGCATAAAGAAAGCAGATATTCGTGTCCTGGGTGAACGGGAGCGTTCCGACAAGAAAATTTTAATTGTTGAGGATTCTGGGCTGCTGCGCGGGCTGCTGCAAGAAACACTTGAAGAAGCTGGTTACATACATACAACAGCATTTGAAGATGGAAAAGCCGCTTATGATCATCTGGCTGGATTGGCAGCTGACGGAAAGACGATTGAGGAAGAGTATCAATTGGTCATCACGGATATTGAAATGCCGCGGATGGACGGTCACCATTTAACTCGTCGAATTAAAGAAGATCAACAGCTTCAAGCACTACCTGTCGTTATTTTTTCGTCCCTAATCACAAATGATCTCAAGCATAAAGGTGAGATTGCAGGGGCAAATGCCCAGATCTCAAAACCGGAAATAGTGGAACTTATCGAGGTCATTGACCAGCATATAAAATGA
- a CDS encoding YkyB family protein, whose amino-acid sequence MREKQLSNRELAESLFIVNRHAKTAPEPKHLYEIKKSTITKLLKERRAKKIGLHFSDHPKLSKQHSTLLIEVGGYYFHIPAEKKDFNQLKHLGKVDQSYRNPKPKLSLSRAKRTLYNYLGWDRDKASTSYSPSTHSNLSMLGQQHIAPWNQRPKR is encoded by the coding sequence ATGAGAGAAAAGCAGCTTTCAAACCGAGAACTTGCCGAATCACTATTTATTGTCAATCGACACGCGAAAACAGCCCCTGAACCTAAGCATTTATATGAAATTAAAAAATCAACGATTACGAAATTATTGAAGGAACGAAGAGCTAAAAAAATTGGTCTTCATTTTTCTGACCACCCTAAGCTTAGTAAACAGCATTCCACCCTTCTCATAGAGGTCGGCGGCTACTATTTTCATATTCCAGCAGAAAAGAAAGATTTCAACCAGTTGAAACACCTTGGTAAGGTCGACCAATCGTATCGCAATCCGAAACCAAAGCTCTCCCTATCGAGAGCTAAACGAACGCTGTACAACTATTTAGGTTGGGATCGCGACAAGGCCTCCACTTCTTACTCACCTTCTACCCATTCAAATCTGTCCATGCTTGGACAGCAGCATATCGCCCCGTGGAACCAGCGTCCTAAACGATAA
- a CDS encoding SCO family protein, with amino-acid sequence MKYFILISFLGGLLFLTACGSPIEENMSREVGEFTATTQSGETMNLPEDLKGDYWIADFIFTSCETVCPPMTGNMSRLQQRLKQENLNVKLVSFSVDPEHDTPEQLKEFADAYQPDYDQWSFLTGYTFHEVKELSIKSFQSPVSKMEGSNQVAHGTSFYLVTPEGDVIKQYSGMKAAEIDQIIADLKKLM; translated from the coding sequence ATGAAATATTTCATATTGATCAGTTTTCTAGGAGGACTGTTATTCTTAACAGCATGCGGCTCTCCTATTGAAGAAAATATGTCCCGGGAAGTCGGAGAATTTACAGCTACGACCCAAAGTGGTGAAACGATGAACCTACCTGAGGATCTTAAAGGCGACTATTGGATAGCTGATTTTATTTTCACCAGCTGTGAAACTGTATGTCCGCCGATGACAGGAAACATGTCGCGTTTACAGCAACGACTAAAACAAGAGAATCTTAATGTGAAACTTGTATCATTTTCCGTTGATCCAGAACATGATACCCCGGAGCAACTCAAGGAATTTGCAGATGCCTACCAGCCAGATTACGATCAGTGGAGCTTTCTTACCGGCTATACTTTTCATGAAGTTAAGGAATTATCGATTAAATCATTTCAATCTCCTGTCTCTAAGATGGAAGGCTCTAACCAGGTGGCCCATGGGACAAGCTTCTATTTAGTTACACCCGAGGGTGACGTTATTAAACAGTACAGCGGTATGAAGGCGGCCGAAATCGATCAGATTATAGCAGATTTAAAGAAGTTGATGTAA
- a CDS encoding metallophosphoesterase, whose product MKLTRRSFIKKSLFSGLGLLGLSGGGYYYARHIEPHMLDRREYTISHSNIPTSFNNFKVVQFSDTHIGFNYDLTEFEQLIDTINAENADLIVFTGDLVDKPHTYRFDHSIPQLLQRLQARHGKYWIYGNHDHGGYGTETVKAVMDDGGFQLLQNSVATIDNGQDTFALAGLDDVMLGSPNISATTAQIKGDPFTILLVHEPDVADQMQQHGIDIQLSGHSHGGQIQLPFVGALVTPPYADTYIEGKHTISELLTLYVNKGIGTTRLPYRFMCRPEYSVFHLQTKL is encoded by the coding sequence ATGAAATTAACACGACGCAGCTTCATAAAAAAATCTCTATTCAGCGGATTAGGGCTGCTCGGATTGAGCGGCGGTGGATATTACTACGCCCGTCATATTGAGCCACACATGCTCGACAGACGAGAATATACGATCAGCCATTCAAACATACCGACCTCGTTTAATAATTTTAAGGTTGTCCAATTTTCTGATACTCATATTGGCTTTAATTATGATTTAACTGAATTTGAGCAGTTGATTGATACGATAAATGCTGAGAATGCGGATTTAATCGTTTTTACTGGAGACCTGGTAGATAAGCCGCATACGTATCGCTTTGATCACAGCATTCCGCAGCTCCTTCAGCGACTGCAGGCCCGTCATGGCAAGTACTGGATTTACGGGAATCATGATCATGGTGGTTATGGAACAGAGACAGTTAAAGCTGTTATGGATGATGGCGGATTTCAGCTCCTGCAAAATAGTGTAGCGACGATCGACAATGGTCAGGATACGTTCGCCCTGGCAGGTTTAGATGATGTCATGCTTGGGTCACCAAATATTTCAGCAACTACTGCCCAAATTAAAGGGGATCCTTTTACGATACTGCTTGTACATGAGCCTGATGTAGCGGACCAAATGCAGCAGCATGGAATCGATATACAGCTGTCCGGCCATAGTCATGGCGGCCAGATTCAACTTCCATTCGTCGGGGCGCTCGTCACTCCGCCTTATGCGGATACCTACATTGAGGGAAAACATACGATTAGTGAGCTTCTCACCCTCTATGTAAATAAAGGAATTGGAACAACCCGCCTTCCTTATCGATTTATGTGCCGTCCGGAATATTCGGTATTCCACCTCCAAACGAAGCTTTAA
- the fadH gene encoding 2,4-dienoyl-CoA reductase, whose translation MKDEVVIITGGSSGMGLYMAKRFVDEGAKVVITGRNSERLDKARTQIAEGKKENVFVIEMDVRKVDDVEKMVQQTVAKFGRIDHLVNNAAGNFIAPAEKLSPNGWSTVIDIVLNGTFYCSHAVGKYWIENGQKGSILNMVATYAWNAGAGVIHSASAKAGVLAMTRTLAVEWGSKYGIRANAIAPGPIERTGGAEKLFESESAAKRTLQSVPLGRLGTPEEIAGLARFILSEDAAYMNGEVVTLDGGQWLNQFPF comes from the coding sequence ATGAAGGATGAAGTCGTAATTATTACAGGTGGATCAAGTGGTATGGGATTGTATATGGCGAAGCGGTTTGTCGACGAGGGAGCAAAAGTTGTGATCACCGGCCGAAACAGCGAACGGTTAGATAAGGCGCGAACTCAAATCGCTGAAGGGAAAAAAGAGAATGTGTTTGTCATCGAGATGGACGTTCGCAAAGTGGATGATGTGGAAAAAATGGTACAGCAAACCGTAGCTAAGTTTGGCCGGATTGATCATTTAGTGAATAACGCAGCGGGCAATTTTATTGCACCAGCCGAAAAACTTTCCCCAAATGGCTGGAGTACTGTAATAGATATCGTATTAAATGGTACTTTTTATTGTAGCCACGCAGTTGGTAAGTATTGGATTGAAAATGGGCAGAAGGGTTCGATTTTAAATATGGTTGCCACCTATGCTTGGAATGCGGGGGCCGGCGTCATTCATTCGGCTTCAGCAAAAGCCGGAGTATTAGCCATGACGAGAACATTAGCCGTGGAATGGGGATCGAAGTATGGCATTCGTGCAAACGCGATTGCACCTGGTCCGATCGAAAGGACAGGAGGCGCAGAGAAATTATTTGAATCCGAATCGGCCGCTAAGCGGACGCTGCAATCAGTTCCGCTCGGCCGATTAGGCACGCCGGAGGAAATCGCTGGTTTGGCGCGATTTATTTTGTCAGAGGATGCTGCTTATATGAATGGTGAAGTAGTCACACTAGATGGGGGACAATGGCTCAATCAGTTCCCTTTTTAA
- the trhA gene encoding PAQR family membrane homeostasis protein TrhA, producing MGTHIFSKREEIANAITHGVGAILSIAMLTLLIVFASLGGNAWEVVSVTIYGITMLVLYVSSTLVHSFPPGKVKDLFEIFDHSAIYLFIAGTYTPLLLVPLRGTLGWTLFGVVWGIAFAGVIFKIFFVKRFVVLSTVFYVLMGWLVVLVWEPLTKAVPSTGILLLVLGGLVYSVGAIFYVWRGFAYHHMVWHLLVLSGSILHFFTVFLYIL from the coding sequence ATGGGCACACACATTTTTTCAAAACGTGAAGAAATCGCTAATGCCATCACTCACGGTGTCGGCGCCATATTAAGTATAGCTATGCTCACATTGCTCATTGTATTTGCAAGCTTAGGCGGAAATGCATGGGAGGTCGTTTCCGTGACCATCTACGGAATTACGATGCTCGTTCTCTATGTTTCTTCCACTCTGGTTCATAGCTTTCCACCAGGAAAAGTCAAAGACTTGTTTGAAATCTTTGACCACTCAGCAATTTACCTATTTATTGCAGGAACTTATACTCCCCTGCTCCTCGTGCCGTTACGGGGTACACTGGGCTGGACGTTATTCGGGGTAGTATGGGGAATTGCGTTTGCAGGAGTAATTTTCAAAATCTTTTTCGTCAAACGGTTTGTCGTACTGTCAACCGTTTTCTACGTACTCATGGGCTGGCTGGTCGTGCTTGTCTGGGAGCCCCTTACCAAGGCTGTCCCATCCACCGGAATTCTGCTGCTCGTATTAGGCGGACTCGTTTATTCAGTTGGGGCCATCTTCTATGTGTGGAGAGGCTTTGCCTACCACCATATGGTCTGGCATTTACTCGTGCTCAGCGGATCCATTCTTCATTTCTTCACGGTATTTCTTTATATTCTGTAG
- the cbpB gene encoding cyclic-di-AMP-binding protein CbpB produces MVSVQSKKLEIPLVEELMIPAEKVAHVQIGNPLDHALLVLVKTGYSAVPVVDKLYKFKGTISKTIILEETLGLEQFELNRLNDMTVNEVVDTSVPCLHRNDTMIDALHKLIDHPFICVMNDEGEFDGIITRRTILKQFSKHYHETLKRV; encoded by the coding sequence ATGGTAAGTGTACAGAGTAAAAAGCTTGAAATTCCATTAGTTGAAGAGTTAATGATTCCAGCAGAGAAAGTCGCTCATGTTCAGATAGGGAATCCGTTAGACCATGCATTACTCGTATTGGTGAAAACTGGTTATTCGGCTGTACCTGTCGTTGACAAATTGTATAAATTTAAAGGGACAATAAGCAAGACCATTATTCTTGAGGAAACGCTCGGGCTTGAGCAGTTTGAGTTGAATCGATTGAATGATATGACAGTTAATGAGGTTGTCGACACAAGTGTTCCTTGTTTGCATCGTAATGATACGATGATTGATGCGTTACACAAATTGATTGATCATCCCTTTATTTGTGTCATGAATGATGAAGGAGAATTTGACGGGATAATTACGAGAAGAACCATCTTAAAACAATTCAGCAAACATTATCATGAAACATTGAAAAGAGTATAG
- a CDS encoding MDR family MFS transporter, giving the protein MEQVQQLKQKQKRGLVLASIMLAMFLAAIEATIVSTAMPSIVADLGGFSLYSWVFSAYLLTNAATVLLFGRLADIVGRKPIFLIGISLFLTGSTMAALSQTMLFLIAARLVQGLGAGALMPIATTIVGDLYTKEERAKIQGYLSSVWGISAVSGPLLGGFFVDMLSWPYVFWMNIPLGLLAIIGIVLFFKEERVQEKQSVDLVGSLLTMVAVSLSMLILVEGGVGIPWLSREMGILLILAASSFIIFFFHEKKANSPMMPFEIWRVRAIKYANLTSLTSGMILIGVSSYLPAFVQGVMEKSATVAGFTLTTMSIGWPIASTLAGRLILRIGFRTTSILGGISLIAGGGIFSLLSPERGPVFAAIGSLFIGIGMGLSTTSFIVSIQNAVQWEMRGIATATNMFMRTLGSAIGAALLGGLLNNRIQAALNESHLNDQFTVDSTNLLLNKESRSELSEQALHVLKEGLTSGLQLVYIGLLVLAIISLILILQLPKGNKT; this is encoded by the coding sequence ATGGAGCAAGTTCAGCAACTTAAGCAAAAGCAAAAACGCGGACTCGTATTGGCTTCTATTATGCTGGCGATGTTTCTGGCAGCCATTGAGGCAACAATTGTGTCAACGGCTATGCCGAGTATTGTAGCGGATTTAGGTGGTTTCAGCTTGTATAGCTGGGTTTTCTCCGCCTACTTGCTTACGAATGCCGCTACTGTACTCCTGTTCGGCAGACTCGCTGATATTGTAGGGCGCAAGCCGATTTTCTTGATTGGGATTAGTTTGTTCCTGACGGGGTCAACGATGGCCGCTCTGTCCCAGACGATGTTGTTTTTAATTGCAGCTCGGTTAGTTCAGGGACTTGGCGCTGGTGCCTTAATGCCGATCGCAACAACGATCGTAGGGGATCTGTACACAAAAGAAGAACGTGCCAAAATTCAAGGCTATTTGTCCAGTGTCTGGGGGATCTCAGCTGTATCGGGACCGCTGTTAGGCGGTTTCTTCGTAGATATGCTAAGCTGGCCCTACGTATTTTGGATGAATATTCCGCTTGGATTACTGGCAATCATCGGGATTGTTTTGTTTTTTAAAGAAGAAAGGGTTCAGGAAAAGCAGTCGGTGGATTTAGTCGGTTCTTTATTAACGATGGTGGCGGTCAGTCTCTCCATGCTGATTCTTGTAGAAGGAGGAGTGGGAATTCCCTGGCTGTCCCGTGAAATGGGGATTCTATTGATCCTGGCAGCAAGCAGCTTTATCATCTTCTTTTTCCATGAAAAGAAAGCAAACTCGCCGATGATGCCCTTTGAAATATGGAGGGTTAGAGCGATTAAATACGCCAATTTAACTTCATTAACCTCCGGGATGATTTTAATTGGTGTCTCCAGTTATTTGCCGGCTTTTGTGCAAGGAGTGATGGAGAAATCAGCAACGGTGGCTGGGTTTACTCTCACGACCATGTCGATAGGCTGGCCGATTGCCTCGACTTTAGCGGGGAGACTTATTTTAAGGATTGGTTTTCGTACAACTTCGATCCTTGGCGGGATTTCGCTCATTGCTGGCGGGGGGATTTTTTCCTTGTTATCACCTGAACGCGGCCCGGTGTTTGCGGCAATTGGATCATTGTTCATTGGAATTGGAATGGGGCTTTCAACGACATCATTTATTGTGTCCATCCAAAATGCTGTTCAATGGGAAATGCGGGGGATCGCTACAGCTACAAATATGTTTATGAGAACACTCGGTAGTGCTATTGGAGCGGCACTTTTAGGCGGACTGCTCAATAATCGAATTCAGGCTGCTTTGAATGAATCTCACTTGAATGATCAGTTCACAGTGGATTCGACGAATTTGTTATTAAATAAGGAAAGCAGAAGTGAATTAAGCGAACAAGCTCTTCATGTGCTGAAAGAGGGGCTGACGTCTGGTTTGCAGCTCGTCTATATCGGCTTGCTCGTATTGGCGATCATCAGCTTGATTTTAATTTTACAATTGCCAAAGGGAAATAAAACATAA
- the dapD gene encoding 2,3,4,5-tetrahydropyridine-2,6-dicarboxylate N-acetyltransferase: MKQMDANEIISFISNSEKSTPVKVYLKGKDLSTLDFGDDVRDFITGESGVLFGEWKVIEPLLEKYSDQIEDYVLESDRRNSAIPLLDTKKVNARIEPGAVIRDQVEIGDGAIIMIGASINIGSVVGEGTMIDMNVVMGGRATVGKDCHIGAGAVLAGVIEPPSAQPVVIEDEVVIGANAVVLEGVTVGKGSVVAAGAIVTEDVAPNTVVAGTPAKVIKKIDDQTKSKTEIKKELRKLDN; this comes from the coding sequence ATGAAACAAATGGATGCAAATGAGATTATCTCATTTATTTCAAATAGTGAAAAATCAACACCAGTTAAAGTCTATTTGAAAGGGAAGGACCTTTCGACACTGGACTTTGGTGATGATGTACGAGACTTTATCACTGGTGAATCAGGGGTTCTTTTCGGAGAATGGAAAGTGATTGAACCACTTCTTGAAAAATACAGTGATCAAATTGAAGACTATGTACTTGAAAGTGATCGCAGAAACTCAGCGATTCCTTTACTGGACACGAAAAAAGTAAATGCTCGTATCGAGCCGGGTGCTGTCATTCGTGATCAGGTAGAAATCGGAGACGGAGCGATTATCATGATCGGCGCTTCCATCAATATCGGTTCTGTTGTGGGAGAAGGAACGATGATCGACATGAACGTAGTAATGGGCGGCCGTGCAACCGTCGGAAAAGACTGCCACATTGGCGCAGGGGCTGTTTTAGCAGGTGTAATCGAACCGCCTTCTGCACAACCTGTTGTCATCGAGGATGAAGTAGTCATTGGGGCCAATGCCGTCGTGCTTGAAGGAGTTACGGTTGGAAAAGGCTCAGTAGTTGCGGCCGGTGCGATTGTAACCGAAGATGTTGCTCCAAATACGGTAGTTGCCGGTACACCAGCCAAAGTGATTAAGAAGATTGATGATCAGACGAAATCCAAAACAGAGATTAAGAAAGAACTTAGAAAACTCGATAACTAA
- a CDS encoding N-acetyldiaminopimelate deacetylase, producing the protein MLTESELIQIRRDLHRIPELGFQEVKTQAYLLSFIHELPQEHLTVELWKTGIFVKVDGKAPQKTIGYRTDIDGLPLTEETGYPYASEHDGHMHACGHDFHMTIALSALESLAHQPADNHVVFLFQPAEEGPGGAEPMLQSEPMKQFRPDIIFALHIAPELPAGVVSSRPGLLFANTSELFIDLKGVGGHAAYPHLTKDMIVAGSFLVTQLQQIVARRVDPLDSAVITIGKITGGSVQNIIAEQARLEGTIRTMSPEAMKAVKTEIEKVVQGIEVAHDCSATIDYGANYYQVENDPDYVEKFAAIANDSGVTYQEASAAMTGEDFGYMLKEIPGFMFWLGVDSQSGLHTSRLSPKEEALSIGARLVVNGLRQL; encoded by the coding sequence ATGTTAACAGAATCGGAACTCATCCAAATACGCAGAGATTTGCACAGAATCCCTGAGCTCGGCTTTCAGGAAGTGAAAACCCAGGCTTACTTATTATCGTTTATTCACGAACTTCCCCAAGAGCATTTAACCGTGGAATTGTGGAAGACGGGCATTTTTGTAAAAGTGGACGGAAAGGCGCCACAGAAAACGATTGGGTATCGTACTGATATTGACGGGCTGCCCCTAACAGAAGAAACAGGGTACCCATATGCCTCCGAACACGACGGTCATATGCATGCGTGCGGCCATGATTTTCACATGACGATTGCGTTATCCGCTCTCGAGTCGTTAGCTCATCAGCCTGCAGACAATCACGTTGTATTCCTGTTTCAACCGGCCGAGGAAGGTCCTGGCGGTGCGGAACCGATGCTGCAATCAGAACCGATGAAACAATTTAGACCAGACATCATATTTGCTCTTCATATCGCCCCAGAGCTGCCGGCAGGAGTCGTGTCGTCGAGACCAGGTCTGCTGTTTGCCAACACAAGTGAATTGTTTATTGACTTAAAAGGCGTAGGCGGGCATGCCGCTTATCCGCATTTAACAAAAGATATGATCGTGGCTGGAAGTTTCCTCGTAACCCAGCTGCAGCAAATTGTCGCTCGCAGAGTAGATCCGCTTGATAGTGCCGTGATTACAATCGGCAAGATTACTGGCGGAAGTGTGCAGAATATTATCGCTGAACAAGCGAGGCTAGAAGGAACGATTCGAACGATGTCACCTGAGGCGATGAAGGCAGTGAAAACTGAAATTGAAAAAGTCGTCCAGGGGATAGAGGTAGCCCATGATTGTTCGGCAACCATTGATTATGGGGCGAACTATTATCAAGTCGAGAACGATCCTGATTACGTTGAAAAGTTTGCGGCCATCGCAAACGATTCAGGCGTCACTTATCAAGAAGCGAGTGCAGCGATGACAGGTGAAGATTTTGGCTATATGTTAAAAGAGATTCCTGGATTTATGTTCTGGCTTGGAGTGGATTCGCAGTCAGGCCTTCACACGTCCCGACTGTCTCCTAAGGAAGAGGCGTTATCTATTGGGGCGCGACTTGTAGTCAACGGGCTGCGTCAATTGTAA
- a CDS encoding YkuS family protein — MKKVAIEENLSDIRAALQQKGYDLVTLQNDQDAEGCDCCVISGQDRDVMGIQNAATNGVVIDARGRTADDVCQEVDNCFSL; from the coding sequence GTGAAAAAAGTAGCCATTGAGGAAAATTTAAGCGACATTCGTGCTGCATTGCAGCAAAAAGGGTATGACCTTGTGACCTTACAAAACGATCAAGATGCTGAGGGCTGTGATTGCTGCGTGATCTCTGGTCAGGACCGTGATGTCATGGGGATTCAGAACGCTGCAACGAATGGCGTTGTCATTGATGCCCGCGGCCGTACGGCTGATGATGTTTGCCAAGAAGTAGACAACTGCTTTTCATTATGA
- a CDS encoding mechanosensitive ion channel family protein codes for MNLFEEGFEFNPTVIVEWLITGGLEILVILIGFAIISPIGKKTIEAAIGRMGRQRKLTEARTKTLEKISVNLFSYVLLFVLIVMLLSAINIDIGPLLAGAGIVGLAIGFGAQGLVSDIVTGFFILLERQIEVDDYVTAAGYDGIVEEVGIRTTKLRGFDGTLHYIPNRNIAGVSNHSRGNMRALVDIGISYEDNIDEAIEVLSKVTKDFAEDPRFKEGPDVLGVQSIGSSDIVLRVLGKTANMEQWGVERDMRKAIKEALEAKGIDIPYPHQVNVEKTKAN; via the coding sequence TTTGAATTCAACCCCACTGTAATAGTCGAGTGGCTGATCACAGGCGGGTTGGAGATATTAGTCATTCTGATTGGTTTTGCAATTATTAGCCCTATAGGGAAAAAAACGATCGAAGCTGCGATTGGCAGAATGGGAAGGCAGCGTAAACTAACGGAAGCACGAACCAAAACATTGGAGAAAATTTCTGTAAACCTCTTCAGCTATGTATTGTTATTTGTCTTAATTGTTATGCTATTAAGCGCGATCAACATTGACATCGGACCGCTTCTGGCTGGTGCTGGAATTGTTGGTCTTGCGATTGGGTTTGGAGCACAAGGGTTAGTTTCAGACATCGTTACGGGCTTCTTCATTCTACTTGAACGTCAAATCGAGGTGGATGATTATGTAACCGCTGCGGGTTATGATGGAATCGTAGAGGAAGTAGGCATTCGCACCACAAAACTAAGAGGGTTTGATGGAACGCTGCATTACATTCCTAACCGCAATATCGCGGGAGTCAGCAACCATTCCCGCGGAAATATGCGTGCGCTTGTTGATATCGGCATTAGTTATGAAGATAATATTGATGAGGCTATCGAAGTATTATCAAAAGTTACTAAAGACTTTGCTGAGGATCCACGCTTTAAGGAAGGCCCTGATGTATTAGGTGTTCAGAGTATCGGATCTTCTGATATTGTTCTCAGAGTGCTCGGGAAGACAGCCAATATGGAACAATGGGGCGTTGAACGAGACATGAGAAAAGCAATTAAAGAAGCACTTGAAGCAAAAGGCATTGATATTCCGTATCCACACCAGGTCAACGTGGAGAAAACAAAAGCAAACTAA